In Syntrophomonas wolfei subsp. wolfei str. Goettingen G311, a single window of DNA contains:
- the spoIIP gene encoding stage II sporulation protein P: MLKRMLILFLMVLIGSCVGGGTFLAAYEEQPLDKCFTLLDENNNVIHQTGNKVYTGDEYISASNGRYKVVEIIGNTARCKYQGDEKMPVLSYDKKSNAWNFNSKEQPVVAGKRPTVAVYHTHSDESYVPSDGKESIEGNGGIYDVGQVMANKLQKLGFEVQYNKNNHNPHDINAYNRSRRTAASLLKKSPDTIIDVHRDAVPASQYQAQVKGKDVTKVKLVVGRSNPNMKSNLEYAKKIKSVMDKKTPGLSNGIFIGKGDYNQDLSPRAMLVEVGAHTNKKEDAEKGISLFAEALPTVLGYSNNPVNQAPAAKKPLSGSENQAAGTTILMIVIVVAAAVGGYYLLNRGTNK, encoded by the coding sequence ATGCTTAAACGCATGCTGATTCTTTTTTTAATGGTCCTAATAGGCAGCTGCGTTGGAGGAGGTACTTTCCTGGCTGCTTATGAGGAACAGCCGTTGGATAAGTGTTTTACTTTGTTGGATGAAAACAACAATGTAATTCATCAGACGGGAAATAAAGTATATACCGGTGATGAATACATCAGTGCTAGTAATGGCAGATATAAAGTGGTGGAAATAATAGGCAACACTGCGCGATGTAAATATCAGGGAGATGAAAAAATGCCGGTATTGAGTTATGACAAGAAGAGCAATGCCTGGAATTTTAACAGTAAAGAACAGCCGGTAGTTGCCGGAAAACGACCTACGGTAGCAGTCTATCATACTCATAGCGATGAATCCTATGTTCCCAGCGATGGCAAAGAAAGCATTGAAGGCAATGGTGGTATCTATGATGTAGGTCAGGTTATGGCAAATAAATTACAAAAACTAGGATTTGAAGTGCAATACAACAAAAACAATCATAATCCTCACGATATCAATGCCTACAATCGTTCACGGAGAACTGCCGCCAGCCTGTTGAAAAAATCGCCTGATACGATAATAGATGTCCACCGGGATGCGGTTCCGGCCTCGCAATACCAGGCGCAAGTTAAGGGGAAAGATGTTACCAAAGTTAAACTGGTGGTAGGACGAAGCAATCCCAATATGAAGAGTAATTTGGAATATGCTAAAAAAATCAAGTCCGTTATGGACAAAAAAACCCCCGGCCTTTCCAATGGAATCTTTATTGGCAAAGGTGATTACAACCAGGATCTGAGCCCGCGTGCCATGCTGGTTGAAGTCGGAGCTCATACCAATAAAAAAGAAGATGCAGAAAAAGGTATCAGCCTTTTTGCAGAAGCCCTTCCTACAGTTTTAGGTTACTCCAATAATCCTGTCAACCAGGCCCCGGCAGCCAAAAAACCGCTGTCAGGCAGCGAAAACCAGGCAGCGGGCACAACTATATTGATGATAGTAATTGTAGTGGCTGCTGCTGTCGGTGGTTACTATCTATTAAACCGGGGTACCAATAAGTAA
- a CDS encoding DUF1614 domain-containing protein yields MANFPLGLIALVVVSILIYFGVAHRVLDRLRLSDRAALGLIALIIVGSFIDIPLSTRVTINLGGIIAVGLALYVIIGAGTAFEKMRAVLAAVVTALALFLAARFLGAEPEKIFIDPIYIYPLVAGVVGYLAGRSRRGAFFAAVMGVLALDVGQYLYLTRSGIRGLVHVGGAGAFDSLILAGIIAVLLAELIGETLERVQGGPETEDRPQELVKNLREPEVAHKPLPTEDSEKNEKDEKSSGENGGAEDA; encoded by the coding sequence ATGGCGAATTTCCCTTTAGGGCTGATTGCTCTGGTGGTGGTATCCATATTAATTTATTTTGGGGTGGCACATCGGGTTCTGGATCGTTTGCGCTTAAGTGATAGAGCAGCACTGGGGCTTATAGCCCTTATCATAGTTGGCAGTTTTATTGATATCCCCTTAAGCACCAGAGTAACAATAAATTTGGGTGGAATCATTGCAGTTGGCCTGGCCCTTTATGTAATTATCGGGGCGGGAACTGCCTTTGAAAAAATGAGAGCTGTTTTGGCAGCAGTAGTTACCGCCCTGGCTCTATTTTTGGCAGCCCGTTTCTTGGGAGCGGAGCCGGAAAAAATATTTATTGACCCTATTTATATTTATCCCCTGGTGGCAGGAGTCGTGGGTTATCTGGCAGGGCGATCCCGGCGAGGTGCCTTTTTTGCTGCCGTCATGGGGGTATTGGCTCTGGATGTAGGACAATATCTTTATTTGACTCGCAGCGGAATTCGTGGATTAGTACATGTCGGTGGAGCCGGTGCTTTTGATTCACTGATTCTGGCAGGAATTATTGCTGTTCTCCTGGCCGAATTAATAGGTGAAACTCTGGAAAGGGTGCAAGGTGGGCCCGAAACGGAAGACAGGCCGCAGGAACTGGTAAAGAATTTGCGGGAACCTGAAGTAGCCCATAAACCTCTTCCCACTGAAGATTCTGAGAAAAACGAGAAAGATGAGAAAAGTAGCGGTGAGAACGGAGGTGCTGAAGATGCTTAA